From Jiangella mangrovi:
CGCGTCGGCGTACGCGGCGCTGCGGACCATGGTCGGCCAGCCGCTCACCGACACCCCGGAGCAGCTGCTGCTGGCGGGGCCGTCGACGTCGGACCTCGGCGACGACGCACAGGTGTGCTCGTGCCAGAACGTCACCGCCGGCGCGATCCGGGCGGCCATCCACGACGAGGGCTGCGCCGACGTCGGAGCGGTGAAGGCGTGTACGCGGGCCGGCACCGTCTGCGGCAGCTGCGTCCCGCTGCTGAAGACGCTGCTCACGCAGTCCGGCGTCGAGGCGAACCCGGCGCTGTGCGAGCACTTCTCCATGGGGCGGGCGGAGCTGTTCGACATCGTGCGGGTCACCGGGCTGCGGACGTTCAGCGGGATCGTCGCCCGGCACGGGAGCGGCCGCGGCTGCGACATCTGCAAGCCCGTCGTCGCGTCGATCCTGGCCAGCCTGGGTGCCGGGCACGTCCTGGACGGCGAGCAGGCGGCGCTGCAGGACACCAACGACCACTTCCTGGCCAACATCCAGCGCAACGGCACCTACTCCGTCGTGCCCCGGGTGCCGGGCGGCGAGCTGACGGCGGAGGGGCTGATCGCGATCGGCGAGGTGGCCCGCGACTTCGGGCTGTACTCCAAGATCACCGGCGGGCAGCGGATCGACCTGCTGGGCGCGCGGGTGGAGCAGCTGCCGGCGATCTGGAAGCGGCTGGTCGACGCCGGGTTCGAGAGCGGGCACGCGTACGGCAAGGCGTTGCGGACGGTGAAGTCGTGCGTCGGCTCGACCTGGTGCCGCTACGGCGTGCAGGACTCCACGTCGCTGGCGATCATGCTGGAGCTGCGGTACCGCGGGCTGCGGGCGCCGCACAAGATCAAGGCCGGTGTCTCGGGGTGTGCGCGCGAGTGTGCCGAGGCCCGCAGCAAGGACGTCGGCATCATCGCGTCGGAGAACGGCTGGAACCTCTACGTCGGCGGCAACGGCGGGTTCCGGCCGCGGCACGCGGAGCTGTTCGCGTCGGACCTGTCGTCGGCCGAGCTGGTGGCGCTGGTCGATCGGTTCCTCATGTTCTACGTGCGGACGGCTGATCGGCTGCAGCGCACGTCGGCCTGGATCGAGGCGCTCACCGACGAGCACGGCGACGGGCTGGAGTACCTGCGGCGGGTGCTGGTCGACGACTCCCTGGGCGTGGGCGCCGAGCTGTCGGCGGCCATGGAGGCGCACGTCGGCGCCTACACCGACGAGTGGGCCGCGGTCCTCGACGACGAGGAGAAGCTCGGCCGGTTCGTGTCGTTCGTCAACGCCCCCGAGGCCCCCGACCCGAGCATCCGGTTCGAGCTGGAGCGTGGGCAGATCCGCCCGGTGGTGGCCGGGCCGACCCTGGAGGTGGTGCGCCGATGACCGTTCTCGACGTCCGGCTGTGGACCGTCGTCTGCCGCTTCGACCGCCTGCTGCCCGAACGGGGGGTGGCGGCGCTGGTCGGCGGTGTGCAGGTGGCGATCTTCCGCGGATTCTCCGGCGAGGTGTACGCCGTCGGCAACCGCGACCCGTTCAGCGACGCGTACGTGCTGTCGCGCGGGATCGTGGGCTCGCGCGGCGGTGGGCCGACGGTGGCGTCGCCGATGCACAAGCAGGTGTTCTCGCTGGTCACCGGGGAGTGCCTGGACGAGCCCGGCGTCGCCGTGCCGGTCTACGACGTGCGGGTGCGCGACGGCGACGTCGAGGTGGCGGTGCCGTGACGGACCTCCCGCCGCTGGCCGGCTTCA
This genomic window contains:
- the nirB gene encoding nitrite reductase large subunit NirB — translated: MSTSQRRLVVVGNGMVGQRLVEAVRQRDRDRRWRITVLGEEPRPAYDRVALTSYLTGVTEAELGLVPDGCYDGDSSLSVGDAVTGIDRVARVVTTASGRVLPYDALVLATGSRPFVPPVPGADLDGCFVYRTIDDLDALRTRAASVSSGVVIGGGLLGLEAANALLALGLAASVVEFAPRLMPAQVDQGGGEVLRRKVEALGLAARLDTATERIAVVDDGLRLTFADGSSLDTGLVVFSAGIRPRDELARAAGLAVGERGGVVVDEACRTSDPSIWAVGECAVAGGRVYGLVAPGYEMAEVVADRLLGGDATFAEADLSTKLKLLGVDVASFGDAHATTPDALEVVYADPVGGVYKKLVVTDDASRLLGGVLVGDASAYAALRTMVGQPLTDTPEQLLLAGPSTSDLGDDAQVCSCQNVTAGAIRAAIHDEGCADVGAVKACTRAGTVCGSCVPLLKTLLTQSGVEANPALCEHFSMGRAELFDIVRVTGLRTFSGIVARHGSGRGCDICKPVVASILASLGAGHVLDGEQAALQDTNDHFLANIQRNGTYSVVPRVPGGELTAEGLIAIGEVARDFGLYSKITGGQRIDLLGARVEQLPAIWKRLVDAGFESGHAYGKALRTVKSCVGSTWCRYGVQDSTSLAIMLELRYRGLRAPHKIKAGVSGCARECAEARSKDVGIIASENGWNLYVGGNGGFRPRHAELFASDLSSAELVALVDRFLMFYVRTADRLQRTSAWIEALTDEHGDGLEYLRRVLVDDSLGVGAELSAAMEAHVGAYTDEWAAVLDDEEKLGRFVSFVNAPEAPDPSIRFELERGQIRPVVAGPTLEVVRR
- the nirD gene encoding nitrite reductase small subunit NirD, whose protein sequence is MTVLDVRLWTVVCRFDRLLPERGVAALVGGVQVAIFRGFSGEVYAVGNRDPFSDAYVLSRGIVGSRGGGPTVASPMHKQVFSLVTGECLDEPGVAVPVYDVRVRDGDVEVAVP